GCGCCATCGAGGCCCCCGCATTGCCGGGGATGACTGCGCTGGAACTGCTCGCGGCAGATGTTGTCGCTACTGGAGTGACGCCCGAGACTCAACCGATTGCATATCTGCGAGAAAGTCTGACTCAGCGGGGGATCCTTTCCGCCGTTGATCTGCGCACGGCCGAAGACGGCAGCCGGATTCGTGTCGGCGGGGTGGTAACGCATAGGCAGCGGCCGCAAACAGCGTCGGGTGTGACTTTTCTTGGGATGGAGGACGAGACTGGTCTGATCAACGTAATGGTGACCCCTGGATTGTGGAAGCGGCATCGCATCCTCGCACGGACCGCTCGCGCGCTGGTTGTTCGTGGCATCGTGCAAAATGCCTCCGGCGCGGTCACCGTGGTCGCGGACAAGCTCGAGCCACTAGAGCTGGGCGAAGTGCTTTCGCGGGGCTCAAGGGACTTTCGTTAGGATGAGTGCATGCACATTCGTGATCTCCCTGACCGCACCCAAGACTACATCAAGGTCGTCTGGGACATCACCGAATACACCGGTGGGCCTGCGGCGTTGGGGGAAATCGCTAAGCGAGTGGGGCAGAAGACATCCACCGCATCTGAGGCAATCAAGCGACTGGGCCATCAACAACTGGTCCACCATGAGCCATACGCGGGCGTCACGCTTACCCCCTCGGGCAAAGACCTCGCGTTGCAGATGGTGCGTCGCCACCGCCTCATCGAGACGTTTTTGGTCCGAGTGCTCGGGTACTCTTGGGATGAAGTCCATGACGATGCCGACATGCTCGAGCATGGTGTCTCTGACCTGCTGCTTAAGCGTATCGACGATTACCTAGGGCATCCTGCCCGCGACCCACATGGCGATCCGATCCCGGATGCAACCGGTGCGTTTCCTCGCCAGGACGTGCACACCCTTGCAACAATTGAGCCGGGCGCAACCGTCACGATTGCTCAAGTCGATGACAGCGACCCCGAGCTCCTGCGCTACCTGGCATCGCATGGCTTGATCCCCGAGGCTACATTGACAGTGCCTGAAGCTGCGGTCGCGGGAATCCTCCAGGTGACCAACAGCTCCGGTGACACCATCCCGCTGTCCGAATCTTCCCTCGGCGCGATTCGAGTCACACGATGAACCCGGTTTCGCCGAAACTGACCTACGTCAAGTACCTCTCCAGCTTGCTGTGGCTCGTGCTTTTGCTCATCGGCTTCGTGATTGCGTACGGGCGTTTTGACGCGTGGTGGTGGATTGGCATTGCAGCCACGGCGATGCTTGCACTTTGGGAGGCGTGGCTGATTCCGAACCAGGTCAAACTGATGAAATGGCAGGAAACCGACGACGAGTTGCTCATCGCCAAAGGTCGTTTCTGGCATAAATTCACCGTGGTTCCATATGGTCGCATCCAGTTCGTCGACGTAAAGGCCGGCCCCATCATGCGTATCTTTGGGCTGAAGAATGTCGTCCTGCACACTGCCTCCTCCACATCTGACTCCAAGATTAAGGGCCTTCCCGCTGCCGACGCTGACGCTCTGCGCCAACGACTTACAGTGAAGGCCCGCGAGAGAATGAGCGGCCTGTGACATATCGTCGCGTTCACCGGCTTACTCCGCTGTTGCGCTTCTGGACGGTTCTCCTCGCCCTCGCCGCAGCGCTCCTTGCGAACCTCAACGAGGCTATGCTCAACCGACTGAGTGACGCGTTCAACTGGTACATCGTCGGTGGCGTAACGCTAGTTTTCTTGGCAGTGTTCGTGGTTTCGCAAATCTGGTGGGCTGCAATCGGATTTCAGCTTGACGACGAGGAAGTGCGTCTTAAGCACGGTGTCATCTCCAAGCACTTGCGCACGGCCAGGTTCGACCGAATCCAAGCTGTCGATGTCGTCGAGCCACTGATTGCCCGGCTTTTCGGACTCGCTTCCGTCCGCGTCGAAACCGCCGGCGGATCCTCCTCCGCAATCGAAATCGGCTACCTCAATCGCCACGAGGCCGAGTCGCTCCGAGAGGAACTTCTCATCCGAGTCGGTGGCGAGACGATCGAGAACCCAGATTATGTCATCGAGCCGATCCCGATCATGCGCTCTCTCGTCGGCGCGCTGCTTCGCGGCTCAACTGCAGTGGGTATCGTGTGGATCTTGCTGACGCTCGCGGCCCCGCTGGCTACCGCCACGATCATCCCATTATTGGTAGCTTTCGTTCCTCCTGCT
The Corynebacterium breve genome window above contains:
- a CDS encoding metal-dependent transcriptional regulator codes for the protein MHIRDLPDRTQDYIKVVWDITEYTGGPAALGEIAKRVGQKTSTASEAIKRLGHQQLVHHEPYAGVTLTPSGKDLALQMVRRHRLIETFLVRVLGYSWDEVHDDADMLEHGVSDLLLKRIDDYLGHPARDPHGDPIPDATGAFPRQDVHTLATIEPGATVTIAQVDDSDPELLRYLASHGLIPEATLTVPEAAVAGILQVTNSSGDTIPLSESSLGAIRVTR
- a CDS encoding PH domain-containing protein; this encodes MNPVSPKLTYVKYLSSLLWLVLLLIGFVIAYGRFDAWWWIGIAATAMLALWEAWLIPNQVKLMKWQETDDELLIAKGRFWHKFTVVPYGRIQFVDVKAGPIMRIFGLKNVVLHTASSTSDSKIKGLPAADADALRQRLTVKARERMSGL